One Coriobacteriia bacterium genomic window, GCTTGCTCGAGCTACCGGCCGCTGTGAGGGGATCATTGTTCGCGCCGCTCCTTCCGGCCTTACCCGCGCTCGGCCTTGCGGTACCAATCTACCTGCTTATGCGATCGCGCAAGCGGAGAGAGGGCGAAGGCGACGATATCGGTTACGCCAAGATCGCAGGCGCGGGTGTCATAGCGCTTGTGTTCGCGCTGGTTCCGTACCTTGCTGTAGGTAAGATCCCGCAGCAGGTCGGTGTCGACGCATGGGACAGCCGGCATCAACTGCTCGTTCCACTCGGGGCCACTCTCATCCTCTATGCAGGCGTGATGGCGCTCGTTCGCTCGCTCAAGATCGACAGGCGCGTCGGCCTTGCCGTCCTACTTGCGCTCACTGCGGGATTCGTCGTCATGGACGCGCGCTTCGCGCTCATGTACCAGGCGGACTGGTACAAGCAAGTGGCCCTGATGGCCGAGATGCGGGCGAGCGAGGCGTTTCGCGATGGCAACTACTTCGTCATCCGGGATGAGGCAGTAGAGCTCAACGCGCTCGACCGCCGCTACCTCCCGTATGAGTTGAGCGGCATGATGTACAGCGTCTTCGATGAGCCCACGCGGTTCGCCTGGGACGAAGCGCTCGGCGCCGGCTATGCGGCGCAGCTCACGGCGTACAGGGAGTATCGTCAGTACCACTGGTGGGAGTGGGAGGAGCCTGTACGCGGCTACACGGTGACGATCCGTCCGGGCGACACGGACATACGCCACGTTCCCACGCTGCTCGAACTCATGTGGCGCGAGCGCGTCGATCGCCCCGGCTTCGATGAGCGACTCGAGGGTGTTCTCGAGGTCAGCGCCGAGCCTGCCGAGTAGGGCACCTCACTCGTCGAAGTTGAGCCGCTCGCGCTCGACCACCAGCGGCCGCTTCTGGACCTGCGTGTGGATGGCGCCCACGTACTCGCCCACAACGCCGAGGAACATCAGCTGCACCGAGGAGAAGAAGAACAGCCCGATGGCCATCGGCGCTACGCCGAAGGACACCTCGGTCCAGTTGAACAGCTTGTAGATGAAGAATCCGAGACCGGCGAGCAGACTCATGATGGCGGTGGCGAAGCCGATCAGACTCGCCAGGCGCAGCGGCACCTTCGAGTGACTCGTGAAGCCGAGCATGGCCATGTCGAACAACGTGTAGAAGTTGTTCTTGGTCACGCCGCTCTTGCGCTTCTGCTGCTTGTACGCGATGCGCTTCACGGGATAGCCGAACTCCGAGATCAACCCGCGCACGTACGGGTACGGGTCATTGAGCGCTCGCAGCTGTTCGATCACCTCGCGGTCGTACAGGCCGAATCCGGTGATGTGCTGGAGCAGTGGCACCTCGGCCATGGCGGTGACGATCTTGTAGTAGACGCTCCGGAGCAGGAAGAAGAGCCCGAACTCCTCGCTCTCGGTCTTCTGCCCGAGCACGATCTTGTAGCCCTCCTCGCTCCATCCTTTGAGGAACTCGGGGATGAGCTCGGGCGGGTCCTGCAAGTCGGCCACCATCGCGATGATGGCGTCGCCCTTGGCCTGCAAGAGCGCGTTGTACGGCGACCGGATATGGCCGAAGTTGCGCATGTTGAAGATCACCTTCACGCGCTTGTCCCGGGCGGCGAGCTCCCGCAGCTTTTCCTGCGTTCCGTCAGTGGATGCGTTGTCCGCGAAGATCAGCTCGAATTCGTAGTCGGTCGCCGAGAACGCCTCGGCGACCTGCTCGTAGAGGGGAACGACGTTGCCCTCTTCGTTCATGCAGGGGACGACCACGCTGATGAGTCTCTTCATTACGGGTGCGCCTTCTCTTCGGCGGGCATCGGTAGCGTCAAAGTCGCCAGCAGGATCGCATGGGTGAGCTGCTTGCACCCGCACACGGACCACAGCGCAGGCGTCCCGAGGGACCCCCGACATCCTAGCATCGGCACTGCTGGCTTGCCATTCCTCTGCTTCGCCGCCATCATGGGTGCGTTCCTGCGCATACCTACCATATTCTTCCTCATGTCCGACGATTGTCCGGATCTGGAAGAGCTGCGGTCCGAGATTCCCAGGCTCCTGGTCCGGTCGATTCGATAGGAGGGCAGTGGGGTGGCATCAGCCGCAGACACGGTCGAGCGCACCGGTCTCGAGTGGCCTTCGGGCCTGAGGATCGCCTTCATCGCCCTTGTCTACTCGCTCACGCATGCCGTCAGCCTGCTCAACCGCGGTCTGTATTGGGACGACTGGGTGTTCTGGAAGCTGGACCGGCAGGTTCTTGCGACGGCGGTCGCCGAGATGGGCTCCACGTGGCCAGCATCCATAAACGACCTGTTCTACTACAGCCAGTCGGGCATCACGTTCAGCAGATTCCTGACCTTCGCGTCGATGCTCGTCGCCTCCCTGCTGCTCTACGATGTGCTGCGGCGCTTGCCAGGAGTCAGTCGCGATGCGGCCATGTGGATTGCGATGGTCTTCTCGGTCTTCCCGGCCTTCGAGTCTCGCATCGCGCTTGTCATGGTTGGGTATCCGTTGAGTGTTGCCCTGTTCATGTGTTCTCTCTGGCTCCTGGTTCGTTACGGGCCTCGCCCGCCCATACCGGTGCGGGTGCTCATGGCAGTTCTCTTCTTCATC contains:
- a CDS encoding glycosyltransferase family 2 protein, with protein sequence MKRLISVVVPCMNEEGNVVPLYEQVAEAFSATDYEFELIFADNASTDGTQEKLRELAARDKRVKVIFNMRNFGHIRSPYNALLQAKGDAIIAMVADLQDPPELIPEFLKGWSEEGYKIVLGQKTESEEFGLFFLLRSVYYKIVTAMAEVPLLQHITGFGLYDREVIEQLRALNDPYPYVRGLISEFGYPVKRIAYKQQKRKSGVTKNNFYTLFDMAMLGFTSHSKVPLRLASLIGFATAIMSLLAGLGFFIYKLFNWTEVSFGVAPMAIGLFFFSSVQLMFLGVVGEYVGAIHTQVQKRPLVVERERLNFDE